Below is a genomic region from Candidatus Eisenbacteria bacterium.
CTTACGGTTTCGGACTTCCGGGCCCCGCCAGCATGCCACAGTTTCATGCGCATGAAACCCGATGCGTTTGGCGTCCAAGGCGTTAGAGGCGAATACCCGAGCGTGGTACGGGCCTTGCGACATAGCCATCTCGAAGACGCTTCAAGTCGCTCCCCCACTCTCGAAAGGGTTTCTCGATGAAGAAGGTGACTCTCGCTGCGATCGCGCTGGTGCTGATGGCGGCGCCTGCATTCGCCTACGTGCAACCGGGCAGTCTGAACCAGAACGCACGCCTCGGGAACACGCAGAACGGGCACCGACAGGGGCAGGAAATGGACGGCGGCGGTTCGGGCTACAGGCGCGCCCCCGGCTCGGCGGTCACTCCCGGTACGGATCCGCTCGTCTCTCCGCGCGGAACCGATGGCGAGAACCCGACGCGTCCGGTTCCCGAGCCCGGCACCATGGCCATGGCGTCCATGGGACTGCTGGCGATCGGCGCTGCGCTGCGGCACAAGCGGGGTCACTGAGAAAGCGGGTAGGTCACACGGCGAGCCGAACTCCCCCTCGGCCCTCTGTGATCCTGGCGGCGGCGAGACCACTCTCGCCGCCGCTCCCTTTTT
It encodes:
- a CDS encoding PEP-CTERM sorting domain-containing protein is translated as MKKVTLAAIALVLMAAPAFAYVQPGSLNQNARLGNTQNGHRQGQEMDGGGSGYRRAPGSAVTPGTDPLVSPRGTDGENPTRPVPEPGTMAMASMGLLAIGAALRHKRGH